A single Flavobacterium sp. 1 DNA region contains:
- a CDS encoding regulatory protein RecX produces MKEVYSTKEAIQKIEHFCAYQERCHQEVVSKLWSMKLDASEIDEVIVHLIEHNFLNESRFACSFARGKHRIKHWGKIRITNELKMRNINQTLINIALKEIEPEEYITTFEELAERNWNSITEKNVLKKRKKFCDYMLRRGFESNLIYDKVKELESSEQ; encoded by the coding sequence ATGAAAGAAGTCTATTCGACCAAAGAAGCCATTCAAAAAATAGAACATTTTTGTGCTTATCAAGAACGCTGCCATCAGGAAGTGGTGTCCAAGCTATGGAGCATGAAATTGGATGCGTCAGAAATTGATGAAGTTATAGTGCATCTTATTGAACACAATTTTCTTAATGAATCACGGTTTGCCTGCAGTTTTGCCCGTGGAAAACACCGCATCAAGCATTGGGGAAAAATCCGAATTACCAATGAACTAAAAATGCGGAATATCAATCAGACACTGATCAATATTGCCCTGAAAGAAATTGAACCCGAAGAATACATCACCACATTTGAAGAATTAGCCGAAAGGAATTGGAACTCCATCACAGAAAAAAATGTCCTAAAAAAAAGAAAGAAATTTTGTGATTATATGCTCCGCCGAGGATTTGAAAGTAATTTAATTTATGATAAAGTAAAAGAATTAGAAAGCAGTGAGCAGTAA
- a CDS encoding beta-ketoacyl synthase N-terminal-like domain-containing protein — protein MSQIISITAITSISSLGNSSDTVWKNYLWENPCFSIQFLDHQNTAVAALDEDSKTEVEALRQSDIKYKSLDKSVLFAMAASRKAIEKAGWNDKDIFGINIGSSRGATDLFEKHFQEYLESGKVQTLASPTTTLGNISSWVGHDLQSSGPEISHSITCSTALHAVLNGVAWLRSGMADKFLVGGSEAPLTDFTIGQMRALKIYSKSDEKYPNRALDLDKKQNTMILGEGAGVCCLEIGKKENALAFIEGIGYATEILEHNISISAEADCFQKSMKMALANTDLSEVDAIVMHAPGTIKGDLTEYKAIEKVFSGNMPLLTTNKWKIGHTFGASGILSMEMAILMMQHNQFIGVPFAEAQRQTKPIRKVLVNAVGFGGNAVSVLLSI, from the coding sequence TTGTCACAAATTATCTCCATAACCGCCATAACATCCATTTCGTCATTAGGGAATTCATCTGATACTGTTTGGAAAAATTACCTTTGGGAAAATCCTTGTTTCTCAATACAATTTCTGGATCATCAAAATACTGCTGTTGCCGCACTTGATGAGGATTCTAAGACAGAAGTTGAAGCCTTACGGCAATCGGACATAAAGTACAAGTCTTTGGATAAATCCGTTCTGTTTGCAATGGCAGCTTCACGGAAAGCGATTGAAAAAGCAGGATGGAATGATAAGGATATTTTCGGAATCAACATTGGTTCCTCCCGCGGGGCTACTGATTTATTTGAAAAACATTTTCAGGAATACTTAGAGAGTGGAAAGGTGCAGACTTTAGCTTCGCCAACGACCACACTAGGGAATATTTCTTCTTGGGTTGGTCATGATCTGCAGAGTTCAGGACCCGAAATTTCACATTCCATCACTTGTTCTACGGCACTGCATGCGGTTCTTAATGGTGTGGCGTGGCTTCGTTCAGGTATGGCCGATAAATTTTTGGTTGGCGGCAGTGAAGCACCTTTAACCGATTTTACGATTGGTCAAATGAGGGCTCTGAAAATTTACTCCAAAAGTGACGAAAAATATCCCAACCGTGCTTTGGATCTGGACAAAAAGCAAAATACCATGATTTTGGGAGAAGGAGCAGGAGTGTGCTGTCTCGAAATTGGGAAAAAAGAAAATGCCTTGGCTTTTATTGAAGGCATCGGCTATGCTACTGAAATTTTGGAACACAACATTTCGATTTCTGCAGAAGCGGACTGTTTTCAAAAATCAATGAAAATGGCTTTAGCAAACACAGATTTATCCGAAGTTGATGCCATCGTGATGCATGCTCCAGGAACGATAAAAGGTGATTTAACGGAATACAAAGCTATTGAAAAAGTCTTTAGCGGAAACATGCCTTTATTGACAACCAACAAATGGAAAATTGGACATACTTTTGGCGCATCAGGAATTTTGAGTATGGAAATGGCTATTTTGATGATGCAGCACAATCAGTTCATCGGAGTTCCTTTTGCGGAAGCGCAAAGACAGACAAAACCTATTCGTAAGGTATTGGTCAATGCGGTTGGTTTTGGAGGGAATGCTGTGAGTGTGCTTTTGAGTATTTAA